Within Oncorhynchus keta strain PuntledgeMale-10-30-2019 unplaced genomic scaffold, Oket_V2 Un_contig_21190_pilon_pilon, whole genome shotgun sequence, the genomic segment GGTGGCACCCCACAATTCGCAACACAAAGTTACACCCTTGCAACCAGAGAGCCTCCTCACCCACATATCCTGGTGTTCCACAGGCTGTAGCCATCAcgtctcctgtcccctccatcTTAGACAGACCAAAGTCACTGATCATGATCTTAGCCTCATCATGGGGGTTGTAGTAGAGAAGGTTCTCTGGCTGACAGAGGAAGCACATCAACAACACATGTATagaaatatatattattaaaCACTTCCTGAGTATTcctgtttgtgtgagagagagagagagagagagagagggagagagagagagagagagagagagagagagagagagagagagacagagagagagagagacagacagagagagagagagagacagacagagagagagagagagagagagagagagagagagagagagagagagagagagagagagagagagagagagagagagagagagagagagagagagagagagagagagagacagacagagagagagagagagagagagagagagagagagagagagagagagagacagacagagagagagagagagagagagagagagagagacagagagagacagagagacagagagagagagacagagagacagagagagagagacagagagagagagacagagagagagacacagagagagagacacagagagagagacacagagagagagacacagagagagagacacagagagagagagagacagagagagagagagagagagagagagagagagagggagagagacagagaaagaaagagattgtgtgtgagtgcatgtccATACCTCGATGTCTCTGTGTACAATACCCATAGCATGGAGGtaggtgactgtgtgtgtgtgtgtgtgtgtgtgtgtgtgtgtgtgtgtgtgtgtgtgtgtgtgtgtgtgtgtgtgtgtgtgtgtgtgtgtgttcgtaccTTGAGGTCTCTGTGTACGATGCCCATGTCGTGGAGGTAGTTGACAGCATTCAGCACCTGTTTAATGAGTCTGCTGGCATCCATCTCTGTGTAGAAGCCCTTCTCTACAATGCGGTCAAACAACTCACCCCCAGACaccctgagacagagacacaagAACTGAATCAACCCTAACcaactgtaaccctaaccctcaatcacaaccctagcctcaaccctagcccacaaccctaaccctagcctcaatctcaataataataatcctaaccctaacccaagcctcaaccacaaccctaacctcaATCATAACCTTAGTCTCAACCACAACCCTTGCCCTAGCctcaacctcaaccctaaccctaaccctcaaccctaaccctagcctcaaacctaaccctaaccctcaaccctaaccctagcctcaaccctaaccatagcctcaacctcaaccctaaccctaaccctaaactgagcctcaaccctaaccctagcctcaaccctaaccctaaccctcaaccctaacccaagcctcaacctcaaccctaaccctaaactgagcctcaaccctaaccctagcctcaacctcaaccctaaccctcaaccctaacccaagcctcaaccacaaccctaacctcaATCATAACCTTAGTCTCAACCACAACCCTTGCCCTAGCctcaacctcaaccctaaccctaaccctcaaccctaaccctagcctcaaccctaaccctaaccctcaaccctaaccctagcctcaaccctaaccatagcctcaacctcaaccctaaccctaaccctaaactgagcctcaaccctaaccctagcctcaaccctaaccctaaccctcaaccctaaccctagcctcaaccctaaccttagcctcaaccctaaccctcaaccctaacctcaaccctaacctagcctcaactctaaccctaacctcaaccctaaccctagcctcaaccctaaccctaacctcaacactAACCTTAGCctcaacctcaaccctaaccctagcctcaacctcaaccctaaccctagcctcaacctcaaccctaatcctagcttcatgtccacatcccagttcaacccaaTGAGGAGATTCTGGATGGAGATGTAGGTTGTAAAAAACGATGCAGCCTCTTTACTCCGTGCCATCTTGGCTGAGCTACTATGTCAAGCATCGGCAAACGGACTGCAACATCTTAGAAGAGGTGAGGTGTTTTAGTTTAGCCAGGTGGCTGTAGAGATTAGCCCTGAATCACTACGTGTTTGAGCGGTGCACAATACTATATATTGGACGTGAATGACAGCTCCCCGATGCTCAGAAAGTATGAATGTTCTGACTTCTGCGGAGGCCACATCGTCGCTGTAAATGCTGAACGGCCACTGCAGATGTCAGATATGACCATAAATAAACTTTTCCTCAAtgagcagggggggggggggcaacactgagctagcctgcaatGTCACTTCCTGGAGTGTTATGTCTCCATGAGACTCCATCTTAACCAACTTCATTTGACTTCAATGCACTATTGAATGCTCACATGGGAATGAATCGTGTCACGTGATCGATGTCTTTGTCACTCTATATATAGAGTCATTGAGTCAAACAGGTCactctgaggggagagaggactgaATTAACCTTCACTTAGGTCTGGTTTCCCAAACACTTACGTCTAGTCCTGGATTAATAGGCgatttcaattgacatttctccTTTAAGCATGCTTTTCAGTCAAGGCTAAATCTATGTCTAGGGAAACCGGCCCTAGAGTCCATCTTCATTGGTCTTTCGCTGTGTTTGCTACAGGGTTACAGAAACAAGGACATATAAAGGAAGCATAAACTCTATGGGTTGCTTGCTTAGAGCTCTATGGGTTGCTTGCTTAGAGCTCTATGGGGTTGCTTAGAGCCAAGGCCAAACGCTTACAGCTGCAAAACATGATACATTATCCAAGTGACTGAATTGCTCCAGTGCTCCACTGAGTAATGGCACATCTTATTTACTACAGCTGGAGTACTGGAACATCTTATTTACTACAGCTGGAGTACTGGAACATCTTATTTACTACAGCTGGAGTACTGGCACATCTTATTGACTACAGCTGGAGTACTGGAACATCTTACTGACTACAGCTGGAGTACTGGAACATCTTATTTACTACAGCTGGAGTACTGGAACATCTTATTTACTACAGCTGGAGTACTGGAACATCTTATTTACTACAGCTGGAGTACTGGAACATCTTATTTACTACAGCTGGAGTACTGGAACATCTTATTTACTACAGCTGGAGTACTGGAACATCTTCTAGaaatatgacagacagacagacagacagacagacagacagacagacagacagacagacagacagacagacagacagacagacagacagacagacagacagacagacagacagacagacagacagacagacagacagacagacagacagacagacagacagacagacagaaggtacTACTCACAACTGCATGATGAGGTATAGGTGGTTTGGGCTCTCATAGATGTCCTCCAAAGCCACAATGTTCTCATGTTTTATCCTGAAGAGAGAAAAACAGTGGATTTAATTCACTCACTATTAACCTCATAATTTTAATGCCCAGCACAATAAAGCACAATTTCTTCACAAAATGGCTTTATTCATTTACAAtgaattaagtgtgtgtgtgtgatacaaagtgagtgagtgaatggtTGTGTGTGAGTTCATTAGTGGCGTGTGTGTTACAAAGTGATTGTGAGTAGATGTGTGTGCCGACAAGGCAGACAGTAAACCTGTTGAACCCTCTACTTCAACGTTTCTCCAGCCTTGAGTAGAGACAGAGGTTAAAggtcaaatggcccctattccattttttttgtgtgtcataTTTTAGTAAAACATATATAGGCAAAAACAACAGACAACTTTACATTGACATACATTTCAACAAACATTAATGACATCACACTTCCTCAGACCCACATGCTCCCACTGTATCCACACCCAATCAATGTTGTGTCGTAACGTTGGTTATTCATTAATGTGAAGACTGTTATATTATCAAATAAATGATCTGTGTAATTATCAtcacgtgattaaactaatcatgtaaacattcattgactaggaagtcggggcaccacaggAAAATATTGTTTAAAGAGTTGCTATTTCCCAAATTGAAGtctcttcagatattttcatatcttatcGATTACAGTCACTTATTAATGTATTATCACCTCACCAGTCCTATTCTGAATGTcgcaaacccttggatatctgcacgaaccctagcatAAATTATGAATCAGCGATATAtcaattggcttaattatttattgactaactaaataatcacacagaattacataaacacacacatgatAGGTTATACATTGGTTACTAACATGATACAAAGAAAAGTCCCTTGTGGATGGAACCGATATGACagcttggtagacaaaggaaaTGGGTGGGGACAGAGCAAGAGCGGGAAACTCAGAGTGGACCCACGTACATACAGTTGATTATTACACTCATGGAAATGCTAATACTTTGAACATGAACAGCCAGTCATTCGAAAAGAAATTTCAATTTACATATTTTCGAGTGTATGCCTttgttggtccttctgtggctcagttggtagagcatggcgcttgtaacgccagggtagtgggttcgattcccgggaccacccatacgtagaatgtatgcacacatgactgtaagtcgctttggataaaagcgtcagctaaatggcatatattattatattattattgttgtctctctctgtgaactCCGATCCGTCTGCTGGAGAGAGTCGACAGGAAAGTCTCTAGTTGCGTTTCCCAGAAGTCACAAGGTCTTTTGTCATTGTTTAACTTGTTCAGCGGGCTCTGGATAGTGTCTGTTATAATGGATATGTCAGACGTACCAATGGTCGTTTGACAAGGAAATGTTCTCCAGAATGGATCTTTCAGAGTACCATTCGGTCGTTCAATCGGTTGCGTTTACCAGACTGAAGTACTTAAACAGCTGCAGACTGAATAATCGGGTCTTTAGTTTGTAGATTTCTTAACCATTTCAGCGTGGGGATGATCCCCACGTTCTCTGGTCTTGTCCTTCGGTAGAGTTGTAGTTCTAAACCATTTCAGCGTGGGAATGATCCCCACGTTCTCTGGTCTTGTCCTTCGGTAGAGTTGTAGTTCTAATCCATTTTGCAACATCTGGTTCACGCCTTAAGTGtgcttggtctatagagaggtaGATGTCTCAACAGTTTGTAACGTATTCAGTTGGCGCTGCACGTAACTGGTCTTTATTTAAATCGCCAACCATTTCAACATGTAGCTTTCCGTTCCATGCTCTCATGTCACAGCTAGAACCACTTCACACACCGGCAGCAACCCGGCATGTTTTGGTCTAAATGTATAATTAGTCGTGAGTGGAGTAAAGAAGGGGGCGTTCCATGATGCCGAAGTAAATGTCTGTGCTCACGGGGTCGTGGCCACTGACTTGATTAAGACTTCATATGAAAAACAATTATCTCATTTGGAAggctaacatcacattacatctatATTCTCTTAAATAGTTTCGTATTCAATCATGTATGTTCCCCCACATTTGGATGTGACCCTGACAACTGGGAGATAtatacattaacattacagttaTGTTTCCTACCATCTTTAGTTACATTACAAATTATTAACAAATTCCACGGGATTGTTCTTTGATTTTCCACCGACCACCCAACTGTCTGGATTTACAGAAATACTGTTTCATTATTCAACTTTTTGGTAAAGTTGTgaccaagtctctctctctctctctctctcacacacatcccaATACTACAGACCCAGAAGCAGAGACGTGTGCCCGCCCCCTAATGCTTGTAGGGCTCTGGTGCCCCCCCCTAATGCTTGTAGGGCTCTGGTGCCCGCCCCCCTAATGCTTGTAGGGCTCTGGTGCCCGCCCCTAATGCTTGTAGGGCTCTGGTGCCCGCCCCCCTAATGCTTGTAGGGCTCTGGTGCCCGCCCCCCTAATGCTTGTAGGGCTCTGGTGCCCGCCCCCCTAATGCTTGTAGGGCTCTGGTGCCCGCCCCCCTAATGCTTGTAGGGCTCTGGTGCCCGCCCCCCTAATGCTTGTAGGGCTCTGGTGCCCGCCCCCCTAATGCTTGTAGGGCTCTGGTGCCCGCCCCTAATGCTTGTAGGGCTCTGGTGCCCGCCCCCTAATCTTGTAGGGCTCTGGTGCCCGCCCCCTAATGCTTGTAGGGCTCTGGTGCCCGCCCCCCTAATGCTTGTAGGGCTCTGGTGCCCGCCCCCCTAATGCTTGTAGGGCTCTGGTGCCCGCCCCCCTAATGCTTGTAGGGCTCTGACTCATATGACTTCAGATTGTGTTATGTTGTTTGTCTGTCTTCTTTCCAATATTTAAATAATAAAGCAGTTGGTTCTTCCATTCTCTTAACGTTGGAGTATTACTTGACCTCCACTATTTAACGTGgggacggcagggtggcctagtggttagagtgttggactagtaaccggaaggtttgcaagttcaaatccccgagctgacaaggtacaaatctgtcgttctgccctgaacaggcagtttgttaacccactgtttctaggctgtcattgaaaataagaattagttctttaactgacttgcctggttaaataaaggtaaaataaaataaaaataacttcTTCAATATAAGTGACAAAAATAATATTGTCCAATCCATTGGGTATCTCAACACACACCCATATGCCATGTCTTCAAATATGCAGACAGATGGATTAAAAGTAACCTTCTAAAACGTCTCACAGACAGTTTTCTAACTATTCCATAACTTTTAGACTTTATAGCAGAAGGAATTaattattgagtcattgttagttgGCACCCTTTTCCCTGGGCCATAGGCAGCCAAAGAAACCACTCAACGTTCCTACTGATCATCAGTGAGTGACTCATGCAGTGTAATGGTAACCCTGTCATGGTTAACCAGCACATAAGCACCAGGGTCCTGTTGAGTAGGCACGAAAACAGAAGAAAACGGTCCATGGAATGGAATGAAACAGGGAGGTACTAtttgaacttgtccaataagaaacaatGGATTTCAGTGGGTTTTCATTGCAAATCATTTGCTACAATATGCTTTCATGAACATGACCCTGAAGCAGACGCTGAAACAAAGAGTGAGGTGGGAGAGAGCTGGTGTCCAAGCAACAGGTGTGGGTGAACACTAAAACGCCATGGAAACGAGGACGAACAATGATGGGCCTTGTttagagagacaggtggtgaaggaggggaaggagggaggtggtgtgtgtgtgtgtgtgtgtgtgtgtgtgtgtgtgtgtgtgtgtgtgtgtgtgtgtgtgtgtgtgtgtgtgtgtgtgtgtgtgtgtgtgtgtgtgtgtgtgtgtgtgtgtgtgtgtgtgtgtgtgtgtgtgtgtgtgtgtgtgaaacctgCACACAATGTTGCTGCTTCAGGGTGCTGGGATAAAGCATTGAGAAATACAAaacggatgagagagagagagacgagagagagagatggagagagagagacggagagagaaagagagacggacagaaagacagagagacagaaagagagagagagagagagaaagagagaaatagagacagagaagacagagagagaaagagagacggagagaagacagagagacagaagagagagagagtgagaaaggagagaaatagagacagagaaagagaacagagaaagagagagatggagagatggataagacagagagagagagatggggagaaagagacaaagagaaagagagtggagaaag encodes:
- the LOC118396072 gene encoding calcium/calmodulin-dependent protein kinase type 1D-like, which translates into the protein MQLVSGGELFDRIVEKGFYTEMDASRLIKQVLNAVNYLHDMGIVHRDLKPENLLYYNPHDEAKIMISDFGLSKMEGTGDVMATACGTPGYVGEEALWLQGCNFVLRIVGCHPPRRFYLCFW